GACGCCGCACAGCGCGGTGAGGAACAGCCAGGCAAGCGTGCCGTTCTTCGAGCCCTTGTGAGCCGCGATCATCGACAGACCGTAGGTGAGCGAGGAGAGCAGCAGCAGCGCAGTTTCGACGGCCACATAGGGCAGTTCGAAGATCGTGTGCGGCGTCGGGCCACCGGCGAACGCCTGGGACATCACCGCATAGGTGGCGAACAGGCCCGAGAAGATGACGCAATCGCTCATCAGGTAGATCCAAAAACCGAGCTGGACCGACCCGAACTGGTCGTGATGTTCCTCATGGTGGTCGTGATGACCACCGTGGCCGGAACCGTGGGTATCAATGGTGGCGCTGGTCATGTCAGGCAGCCTCGGCAAGTGCGGCATTGCGAGCCTCGATCTCCGCCACTTCTTCGGCGGGGACGTAGTAATCGCGATCCTGGTCAAACGAATGGACGATGGCGGAACCGATCATTGCGACGAAGAAGAGGCCAGCCATCCACCAGACGTGCCAGATCATGCCGAAACCGAACGGCAGCGACAGGATGCCGATCACCGGACCCGCCCAGGTGTTGCGGGGCATGTGGATCGGGTGGAAGGTGGTCGGCGTCGGCGAGATGCCCTTCCGCTTCATGTCGTGCCAGGCGTCGAGCGCCTCGACATGCGGCGTCTGGGCGAAGTTGTAATAGGCGGCCGGCGATGCGGTCGACCATTCCAGCGTGCGCCCGTTCCACGGATCGCCGGTGAGATCGCGATTCTCGTGACGATCGCGGATCGAGACGAGGATCTGGGCGACCTGGAAGATGATGCCGAACATGATCAGCACCGCGCCACAGCAGGCCACGACGAAATAGGGCTGCCAGGCGAGATCGGCATAATGCTGGAGGCGACGGGTCGCGCCCATGAAGCCCAAGGCGTAGAGCGGCATGAAGGCGACGTAGAAGCCGATCACCCAGCACCAGAAGGACCATTTGCCCAGGCGCTCGTTGAGGAAGAAGCCGGTGGCCTTCGGGAACCAGTAGTTCATCGCCGCGAAGCAGCCGAACAGCACGCCGCCGATGATCACGTTATGGAAATGGGCGATCAGGAACAGCGAGTTGTGGAGCACGAAGTCGGCACCCGGGAGCGCCAGCATCACGCCGGTCATGCCGCCGATGGTGAAGGTCACCATGAAGGCGATGGTCCACATCATCGGCAGGTCCATGCGGACCCGGCCCTTGTACATGGTGAACAGCCAGTTGAAGATCTTCACGCCGGTGGGCACCGAGATGATCATCGTCGTCGTGGCGAAGAAGGTGTTGACGCTGGCGCCCGATCCCATCGTGAAGAAGTGGTGCAGCCACACGATGAAGGACAGGCCGGCGATCGCCATGGTCGCGTAGACCATCGAGGTGTAGCCGAACAGCGGCTTGCCCGAATAGGTCGCGGTCACTTCCGAGAACACGCCGAACACCGGGAGGACGAGAATGTAGACCTCCGGGTGACCCCACATCCAGATCAGGTTCACGTAGTTCATGGGGTTGCCGCCATGATCCACCGTGAAGAAGTGGAAGCCGAGATAGCGATCGAGGGTCAGGAGTGCGAGCGTGACGGTGAGGATCGGGAAGGCGGCGACGATCAGCATGTTGGTGCAGAGCGACGTCCAGGTGAACACCGGCATACGCATCAGGGTCATGCCCGGTGCGCGCATCTTCAGGATGGTGGTGATGAAGTTCACACCGGCCAGCGTGGTGCCGATGCCCGAGATCTGGAGCGCCCAGATATAATAATCCATGCCGGCGTCAGGCGAGAATTGCAGCTCGCTGAGCGGCGGATAGGCCAGCCAGCCGGCGCGGGCGAAATTGCCGATCGCGAGGCTGATGTTGACCAGCAGCGCACCCGACACGGTCAGCCAGAAGCTCAGCGAGTTGAGGTACGGGAAGGCCACGTCGCGCGCGCCGATCTGCAACGGCACAACGACGTTCATCAGGCCGATCACGAAGGGCATCGCGACGAAGAAGATCATGATCACGCCATGGGCGCTGAAGATCTGGTCGAAATGGTCAGGCGGCAGATAACCCTGCGCGCCGCCGGCGGCGATCGCCTGCTGGGTCCGCATCATGATCGCGTCCGAGAAGCCGCGCAGCAGCATCACCAGGGCCAGGATCAGATACATGATGCCGATCTTCTTGTGGTCGACCGACGTCAGCCAGTCCTTCCACAGCGGCACCCAGAATTTGTTGGCGTGGATCAAATAGAGCACGCCGAGCACCACCAGGCCCATGAAGCCGGTGGCCCCCATCACGATGGGGTTGTCGAGAGGAAGGGAGCTCAGTGTGAGCTTGCCGAAAATCAGACTCATATCCATCGGTTCAGTCCTGCTTCGCCGGCATCGGCATGCCATTCATGTCGGCAGCCTGGGGCTGGCCGGCGGCGGCGTGGTTCATGTCTTTGGTCAGCACGGTCTGGAACATCTGCGGCGCGACATTGCCGTAGACGCGCACCGGATCATGATGGCTCTGCTGGGCCAGCGCGGCATAACCGCCGGCATCGAGCGAGGCAGAACTCGCCTTGGCCTGCTTCACCCACGCATCGAAGCCCTGCTGGTCGGTCGCCTTGGCCTCGAAGCCCATGTCGGCGAAACCGTCGCCCGAGAAGTTTGCGGAGATGCCCTTATAGGTGCCGGCCTTGTTGGCGATCAGGCTCAGCTGGGTCTGCATGCCCGCCATCGCATAGACCTGGGTGCCGAGCTTGGGGATGAAGAAGCTGTTCATCACCCCGTCCGACGTGATCGTGAAATGGACCGGACGATCGACCGGCATCGCCAGCTCGTTCACCGAGGCGACGCCCTGCTCGGGATAGATGAACAGCCACTTCCAATCGAGCGCAACGACCTGAACCTCGAGCGGCTTCTGGCTCGACGCGATCGGGCGATAGGGGTCCAGATCGTGGGTCGTGCGATAGCAGATCACCGCCAGGGAGAGCACGATCAGGGCCGGAACCACCCAGATCACGACCTCGATCCGGTTGGAATGCGACCATTCGGGCGCATAGTCTGCAGCCGTGTTGCTCGAACGATAACGCCACGCGAACGCAAGCGTCATCACGATCACCGGGATCACGACGATCAGCATCAGCGCCGTCGCCCACAAAGTGGTGTGGAGATTCTCGACGGCGATCGCGCCGGCGGGATCGAACAGATCCCACGAACAGCCGCCCAACAGCAGCAGCGGGGTGAGAGGGAGAATGCGCGCCGCCAGGGCGCGGGAAGTGCTTCGGATCATCAGGTCCAACCAGTCGGAGAAGAGCGGGCATCGGCGCCCGCGATCAGCTGTGGGCGGTTTTCCTGCGGCCTATGGCACCGCCAAGACCCTGCTGGCCGCGCAACGTCGATTGACTTGTTCCATGGCTCGCCCCGTTGACCCGGATCAATGATTTTTTCAATTCACGTTTTTGCACCGCAGCGTGCAACTAATGCACCTTACCAAAACGTCAAGCTGACTTTATGGCATTCGGCAGGCCTCCATGCGTCCAGGGACCAATGCCAGCGCAAAACGCCCCTCGGCGGACGGCATCATTCGTCGACCGCCTGACCGCCCGCCACGATTCGGCAGACGCAAGCACAAGAATGGCGGATTAGGGGGATTTTACGCGACGTGACAAAATCCGAAAAAAGGCCAAGAATGGTTTTCAGATGAGAGCCTGAATAATCCGGCCGCGTCAATCAAGAGAGGATGAAGCGATGAGCATGATTACCAAAATCAATGCCGCGAGTTGCACCATTCTGTTTGCGGGAACTGTCGTCGTTGCTGCAGGTGCGTCGGTGCCGAGCGAGCAGACTATGGCCCTCGGTTTCTTCATCATGCTGTGCGCGATGGCCGTGCTGATCGGCATCAACTGGCCGAAGCATCGCGCGCCCCGGCTGACGCCGAACCTCATCTCGCTTGCCGCCTATCGGATCGCGCACCGACGCCGCCACTGAGGCTTGCCGCCCCAATCCTGTCGCCGATGACCCATCGGGCGTGAAGGCGTGGCCGTGCCCGGACGCCCCCTGTCCGGCCTCGCCGGGGGCATCCCGGAGTCGCGCTTCGACGTGAAGGGACATGGAATGTCCCGATCTCGACTGGAGCCGATCGACATTCGGATGGGGGGGGATATCGGGTGATCGTTTCGTTGCCGACCGTCATGCTGAAACACGTTCAGCATGACGGTCGGCCCTAGCCCGCCACCGCCGTGCCCGCAGCATCCTGAGCCCATAAGCGGGGAAACACCTGTTCGAGCGGCTTGGTGTCGGGCAGGACATACACATAGCCCCCCTTCTTCGCGAACATCGGGCTCAGCAGACGGCTGTAGAAAAGCGCGGGCACGTTGATGCATCCGAAGGTGATGCGATTGTCGGCCGGCGACGGGGACAGCAGCCGTTCGCGCCGCCTTTCCCCAGGCCCCACGTCGGTCGGGATCGGATGGAGCGCCACGGACGTGGCATAATCGACCCACAGCACCCGATGCCCTTCTACCGGCATACCGAATCTGGCGAGGAAGCGCCCCGCCGGCGTGGTCTTCTCGGCCGGGCCGAGATCGGCCAGCCGCTTGCTGCCGACTCCGGGTGTGGCCTCGTCGCCCGCGGCGATGCCCACCAGCACCGGCACCGCAGCGACCTGCTTTCCCGTGCGATCGAACAGGAAAAGCGATGCATTGCCCTTGTCGACCACCGCCCAGGGCAGGCCATGATTGTCGCCCGAAGCCGCCACCCATGCCATCACCCGTCGCGCCGCATCCGCAGGAACCAGCGCGGCGGCCGGCGCGTGGCTCGGCGCCTTTCTTTTCACGGATGCGGCAGGATGAGATGCCGCTGGGTGAGATGCTGCTGGGTGAAGCGTCGCAGGGTGGGCGCCCACAGCGGCCGGAACGATCAGCGCGACTCCGGCCAGCGCCCGCAAGACATGGATCATCGACACCCATCACTCGAAACGCATCGGCCGCCCCACCCGGGGCGACCGATGCAGAAAAGACGACCCGATCACTTTGGCCGGACGATGGCCGGGACCACGATGGCCGGGCCGTGATCGCATTCACGGCGCCGACCATCCGCCGCCCCGCGCACGATCGCTTGCCGCGATCAATCCTGCGCGATCAATGACGCGGGCGCTTGGCGCGCTTCTGCTCCTGCACCGTCAAGCGCTGGTCGATGCCGTCCACCCGACCGCTGACCTGATCGAGTCGCTGGCCATTATTCTGCGCCTGCCCCGATGCCGCCTGTGCCTCGGCCAGTGCCGATTTGGCCGTGCCGTCGGTCTCCTGCAGCTTCGCCTCCAGCGTGCTCACCCGCTGGCTCACCGGCGCGATCTGCTCGCGCACATAGGATTTGGTCGCGCAGCCACCGAGGCAGAGCGCACCGGCCAAAGTCGTCAAAGCGAGGGCGGATTTCGACGCAAAAGCAGACATATATTTCTTCCAAATCGTTAACCAACTGAAACAAGCAAGCCGAGCGGCGGTCATCCGACAATCCCGATTCTGTTCGACTGTGCATCTTCTCCGCCCAATAGAAAATGGATCGAAAAAGAGCCTGTTTTTGGGTCATTTCACCGCAAAGCGGCCTCGTCTCAAGGCTGATTTCTGCCATGCGGTGCGGGCGCGAACGGATCGCTCGGGATGCCATCGGAAGATTTTTTCCGGTGCGGCGCATTGCCGTGCGGCGCGGCAGCGGGATCGACCTGCAGATCGCCCACGCAATGCTCCAGGGCGGCCACGGCGGCGGCGGCGCCATCGAGATCCCACCGCCCGACCGGCACGTCGCCCCGGGAGATACGCAGATCCTTCGAGGTCGCGACATAGGACGGGAACTTCATCCCGAAGCTGGTGACGAACCCCTGTTGGCCATCCGAGACGATGCCGACGGCGAAATGATCGGGATAGCTGCTGTT
This genomic window from Sphingomonas abietis contains:
- the cyoC gene encoding cytochrome o ubiquinol oxidase subunit III, with the protein product MTSATIDTHGSGHGGHHDHHEEHHDQFGSVQLGFWIYLMSDCVIFSGLFATYAVMSQAFAGGPTPHTIFELPYVAVETALLLLSSLTYGLSMIAAHKGSKNGTLAWLFLTALCGVGFIGMEINEFTTLIHEGFGPDRSGWLSSFFALVGTHGLHVTSGLIWMTLMMVQVATRGLTETNIRRLTCLSLFWHFLDVVWIGVFSFVYLMGVAA
- the cyoB gene encoding cytochrome o ubiquinol oxidase subunit I yields the protein MDMSLIFGKLTLSSLPLDNPIVMGATGFMGLVVLGVLYLIHANKFWVPLWKDWLTSVDHKKIGIMYLILALVMLLRGFSDAIMMRTQQAIAAGGAQGYLPPDHFDQIFSAHGVIMIFFVAMPFVIGLMNVVVPLQIGARDVAFPYLNSLSFWLTVSGALLVNISLAIGNFARAGWLAYPPLSELQFSPDAGMDYYIWALQISGIGTTLAGVNFITTILKMRAPGMTLMRMPVFTWTSLCTNMLIVAAFPILTVTLALLTLDRYLGFHFFTVDHGGNPMNYVNLIWMWGHPEVYILVLPVFGVFSEVTATYSGKPLFGYTSMVYATMAIAGLSFIVWLHHFFTMGSGASVNTFFATTTMIISVPTGVKIFNWLFTMYKGRVRMDLPMMWTIAFMVTFTIGGMTGVMLALPGADFVLHNSLFLIAHFHNVIIGGVLFGCFAAMNYWFPKATGFFLNERLGKWSFWCWVIGFYVAFMPLYALGFMGATRRLQHYADLAWQPYFVVACCGAVLIMFGIIFQVAQILVSIRDRHENRDLTGDPWNGRTLEWSTASPAAYYNFAQTPHVEALDAWHDMKRKGISPTPTTFHPIHMPRNTWAGPVIGILSLPFGFGMIWHVWWMAGLFFVAMIGSAIVHSFDQDRDYYVPAEEVAEIEARNAALAEAA
- the cyoA gene encoding ubiquinol oxidase subunit II — protein: MIRSTSRALAARILPLTPLLLLGGCSWDLFDPAGAIAVENLHTTLWATALMLIVVIPVIVMTLAFAWRYRSSNTAADYAPEWSHSNRIEVVIWVVPALIVLSLAVICYRTTHDLDPYRPIASSQKPLEVQVVALDWKWLFIYPEQGVASVNELAMPVDRPVHFTITSDGVMNSFFIPKLGTQVYAMAGMQTQLSLIANKAGTYKGISANFSGDGFADMGFEAKATDQQGFDAWVKQAKASSASLDAGGYAALAQQSHHDPVRVYGNVAPQMFQTVLTKDMNHAAAGQPQAADMNGMPMPAKQD